In Francisella orientalis FNO12, the sequence TATTTGGATCAAACTTCTCACCTTTTGGATCTAACTCTTCTAGACCATTTTTCTTAAGTGTATCTACAAGCATTTTAGAAGTTAATTCTATACCTTCCTTCATAGCGATAGCTTCTTCAAGCTTTACTTCATGCTTTAATGCTTGCTCAATACTATCAATTATCGGCAAAAGCTCTTTGGCAAATTTTTCTACACCAAACTTGCGCGCATTAGAAACATCCCTTTCTGCTCTTTTACGAATATTCTCCATCTCTGCCCTAGCTCTTAGAGCTTCATCTTTAAAAGAGTCACAAGTTTCTTCTAATTCTTTGATTGCATCTTTTGCTCTTTCTAATTGTTCTTTTATAGATAATTCTTCTATAGCTTTACTAATAGACTCTTGACCTATCTCTTGTTCATTATCTAAGGCTTGATCTTCAATATTATTTTTTTCTTCTTTACCCATAAAACAACCTTTTATTTTAATCTTGTTAATACTACAATTTATTAGATGTTTTATACATAGTGATTGTTTTTGTATTTTCAAGAAATTATTGGCATTTTTTTATATGAATATTAGAGAAATAAAAGAGAATTTAAAAAAAATAAGCTTTATAGCACTTTTTATTCTTATAAGTAGCTGCACAAATGTAACTGCTCAACGCTATTTATCAAAAAAATATTCAGATAAAGTTGATTATAAAAAAGCTAGTTTCAAAGATCTAAATAATTGGGATACTAGTGATCAACTTACATCTTTTGATACCTTTAAAAAATCGTGTATAAAAATAGTTGATGAAAATAAACCTGAATATGCAAATTGGATAAATATTTGCCATAAGGTAATAGCAGCTAAAATAGAATCAAAAGATCAAGCAAAGACTTTTTTTGAGCAAAATTTAACTCCATACCAGGTAATATATAAGAATAAGGATACAGGAACATTCACAGGATACTACGAACCTACTATAAAAGGCAATCTAGTCAAAACTCTACAATACACTGTGCCTATTTATAGAACTCCCAACGACTTGGTCAAACAACCTAAGGGCGATGATAATTTTTCTTTTGGTAGATATAAAGATGGTAGATTAGTTCCATATTATACGCGTGCAGAAATATCAAATGGTAACCTGCTAACAAAAAAAGACGTATTGGTATGGGTTAAATCAAAAGTTGATAGAACATTCTTGCAAATACAAGGCTCAGGAAGGATCGAAACTGATAGTGGTGATATTTTAGTTGGTTACGATAGTCAAAATGGACATGAGTATAAACCCATAGGAAGATATCTACTTGATAATGGCTATATGAGCAGAGATCAAATGTCAATGCAAGCAATTAAAGCTTGGTTAAACAAAAATAAAGACAAAATAGATGATGTTCTGAATTATGATCCCTCTTTTGTATTCTTTAGATATGTAGATCGCAAAAATGCAGTTGGCGCTCAAGATGTTGAATTAACCCCTAGTTATTCCTTGGCTATTGATGACAGATACTATCTATATGGAGTTCCTCTTTGGCTAGAAACCGATTACTACGAAGATAATCATCATGACACTAAACCACTTGATCGATTAATGATAGCTCAAGATACGGGAGGTGCGATTCGAGGACCTATTCGAGGTGATGTATTCTGGGGACATGGCCAACAAGCTGAATTCAACGCTGGACATATGAATAATCAAGGTAAACTATGGATTCTGTTACCAAATGAATAACCATAAACATTTTAACACTATTATTATTGGTGCGGGAATCTCTGGCATATCCCTAGCACAAAAACTATCTCAAACAAATATAGACTACTGTCTATTTGAACCAAATAAAATCGGAGGATGTATAAACTCCCCAAAATATAAAGATTTTTGGTTTGAAATGGGTGCGCATACGATATATAACTCTTACAACGAAACTATAGACTATATCCGCAACAACTCTCTCGAGCAAAACATCCAACCAAGAAGAAAAGCCCCATTCCTATTTGTACAACCTAACAACAAAATTCAAAGTATTTTTACTAATATAAATCCTTTTACAGCTGCTTTTAGTTTCTTAAAGAATAGAAATATCTCAAAAAAAGATAAAACAGTTAGCGAATATGCAACAAAGCTATTTGGCAAAAAAAATTACGACCGAACATTAAAATTTTGTTTTGATGCTGTGCTATCTCAAAATAGCCAAAGCTTCCCCATGGAATACTTATTTAAAAAATATGATAGAGATACCTCTCTACCTCGAAGTTTTACATTCAAAGATGGTTTGTCTAAACTATTTACCAATCGAAAACAAAGTGTTATCAAAGAAAAAGTTATCAATATTTCAAAGCAAGACAAATGGATAATTGAAACAGACCATGCCAATTATCACTGTGAGAGTTTATGTATTGCAACACCATGGAATATAACGGAGTCTTTGCTAGAAGATATACTACCAAATATAGCAAAACATCAATATAGACCTGCGATGTCAAATCTAATAAGTATAGGAATTGTTACTAGTAAAAAAAGCTTGAAACATATTAAAAACTTAGCTGGATTAATTGGTAAAGACCAGTTCTTTTACTCAGCTGTCTCTCGTGATGTTGTTGATAATCCAAGCTATAGAGCTATAGCATTTCATTGTAAAGATAATTATTCTCAAAAAGAGTTAATGCATAAAATAACAAAGCTTTTGAGTATAACTGAGGAGGATATTCTTCATACCTATATAAAACAAAACACATTACCCTGCTATCATCGTAATCATCATATTTTCCTACAAGATTTAGAAAAAGAGCTTTTAGAAATACCTAACTTATATATTACTGGTAATTTTTTTGATAGATTAGCAATTGAAAACTGTATTAGAAGATCAAGCAAAGAAGCCAGTAGACTAATCAAATCTCTCTAAATAAACTGGCTCAAATATACTTAATTCTAAGAGCATAATTCAATGATAAAAACTATTGCAGTTAATAACTACCCTCATTACTAAATCTAGTAATACCTCTATCGCAACTAAATATTATAACAGGTGCTAATGCAAGCGGTAAGTCAAATCTTTATAAAGCTTTGAGACTACTAGCAGAAACAACTCAAGGTGGTGGGGTAAACTCACTTGCTAAAGAAAGTGGGCTAACCACAACATTCTGGGCAGGCCCTGAAAAAATTTCCAAAGAAATGCGTGAGGGTAAAGCTCCAATACAAGGAGGATCTAAACAAAAAGAGCCTCGTCTACGCCTAGGATTTAGTGATGAAACATTTGGCTATACGATTTCTCTCGGCTATCCCGGCCCGCTAACTACAACTTCTTTTTCTCTAGATGCTGAAATCAAGCGTGAAACAATTTGGGCGGGCGAAGCCTATAAACATCCAAGCGCTCTAGTTGATAGAGATAGTCATATTATAAAAGTCCGAGAGCAAAGACAATGGCAGGTCATCGAGCAACACTGTCCTAACTATGAAAGTATTTTTACTCAAGCTTCGTATATAGATAAAACATCCGAAATTGTAGGCCTGCGTGAGAAAATCAAACAATGGCGTTTTTATGATCATTTTCGCACAGATATTGACGCTCCAGCACGAGCTAATCAATTAGGTACTCTTACAACAGTACTAAGTCATGATGGCCACGATCTTGCTTCAGCATTACAGACAATTATTGATATTGGTGACCGCCAAGCCTTAAATGAAGCTATTGAAGATGCTTTCCCAGGTAGTAGTCTAAATATCAAAAAACATTCTGATTGGCAATTCATCACAGAACTAAGTCAACATGGGCTATTACGCCCATTATCAGCTCGTGAATTCTCTGATGGAACGTTGCGATACTTATTGTTAGCAGCTGCTCTATTTACCCCAAGACCTCCTGAACTTATGGTTCTAAACGAGCCTAAGACAAGCCTACATTCTGACTTGATAACACCGCTTGCAAGATTGATTGCTAAAGCATCTACTAAAACTCAAATTTGGGTTATCTCACACTCTAAAGAACTGATAAAATGTCTACAACAACTACCAAACCACAACCTAATTGAGATAGAAAAAGAGCTAAGACAAACAAAAGTTATTGGTCAAAATCTTCTAAATACTCAAAATTGGGGGTGACCAGATACAAAATAGCTCATACTATAAATTTTCTTCATTAATTTTTATTTGCTTATCTTACATAGACAGTGTACTATGTAGACTGCTTAAATTTTTAAAGTACGGCGAGCTGTATAGGTTTGCATGATTAAGAATTTTTTGCAAAAACTGAGTAATTGACAACAATAAATAAAGGAAAAAAGATGAAAACGTTTACTGCAAAACCATCAGATATCAAAAGACAATGGCTTTTGATTGATGCTACAGATAAAACTTTAGGTCGTCTAGCTACTGAAGTAGCAATGATCCTAAGAGGTAAAAACAAACCAGAATATACTCCTTCTATGGACACTGGTGATTATGTTGTTATCATTAATGCTGAAAAAATAGCTGTAACTGGTAACAAAAGAAAAGACAAAATTTACCACCACCACACTGGATATATTGGCGGTATCAAATCAATCTCTTTTGAGAAGCTAATTGCAACTCATCCAGAAAGAGCTATTGAAAAAGCTGTTAAAGGTATGCTTCCTAGAACTCCACTAGGGCGTGCTATGTACAAAAAGTTAAAAGTTTATGCTGGTGAAAATCACCCACATACAGCTCAACAACCTCAAGCTCACAATATTTAATAAAGGATGGTAAAAATGTCAGAATATAATTATGGTACAGGTCGTCGTAAAAGCTCTGTAGCTCGTGTATTTATGAAAAAAGGTACTGGTCAATTTATCGTTAATGGTCTTCCATTAGAGCAGTATTTATGTCGTGAAACAGATTGTATGGTTGTAAAACAGCCTTTAGAATTAACTAACAACACTGAAAACTTTAACTTCAAAGTAACAGTAAAAGGTGGTGGTACTACTGGTCAAGCTGGTGCGATACGTTTAGGTGTTACTAGAGCTCTTATCGAGTTTGATGAAGATTTAAAACCTGCTCTTCGTGAAGCAGGCTTCGTGACTCGTGATTCACGTAAAGTTGAGCGTAAGAAGTTTGGTCTTAGAAAAGCTCGTAGAAGAAGACAGTTCTCTAAGCGTTAATACGTTTTTATTACCTTTCTATTATTCTTTTTATTTTTATCACCAGGAGGATAAAATCTTGTTATTATATATAAAAAAGGATGATATCTATAGCGACATAGTTTGTATGATTCTTCTTATCAAAGGAGCTAATGCGAAGATTATAGATGTTTCTAAAGAAGAAAACTCAAAACACTTAGAAGAACTAAATATAATAACACCTAATGGCAATATTCCTACGCTTAGTACTGATGATTTTGCTGTTTATAGACTAAGTGTTATTATAGAAGCTATAGAAGATTTGTATCCTTTTCCTCCAATGTTCCCAGTTTTTCCAAAGCAAAGAGCTAATGCAAGAATATTATTAGAATATGTTAATAAAACATTTCTACAAAATATCATAAAATTGCAAGACTCAAATTTAACAGAAGAAGAAGCATCTGAGATAAAAGTGAAAATGCAAAAAGATATTATTAGCACTTATAAGACTATTGTCAGTGAAAGAGAGGTAAATGCAGAAAGCAATCCAGATGCACAAAACATTAATGTTTTAACTCTTATTATAACTTTTGTTTTTTATTACTTTATTAAGCTTAAGATTTCAATTCCTACGAAAGATAAGAACATTATCAAAGAAATCAAAGAACTTTTGAGTGAAGCTAATTTTATAAAAACGATTAAAGCACAAGGAGCTTGATATGGCTATGCTTAGAGCATATGTAGTCAAAGCTACATACAACTGGCTAGTTGATCACGGATTTACACCATATATTTTGGTTGATACTGAGTATGAAGGTGTAGTCGTACCTAACAACTATATTGATGAAGATAACAAAATACTACTAGACTTGTCTCCTCAAGCTATACAGAACTTAGATATTGATGATAACTATATTAGCTTCGATGCTACTTTTGATGGTGAACCAATATCCATTAATATTCCTATAGAATCTGTTTTAGAAGTTTTCTCTAAAGAAACTGAACAAGGAATGTATGCTCGTGAATTCGGTTACGGAATCAATATTAATGAAGGTGAAGATGATGAAGCCGTTAATCCTAAAAAATTAGGCGAAGCAAACTCAGACAATGTTCTTTCTCTAGATTAATCTTTTCTTTTATCATTATCTACTATACGCTCTAGATTACTAATTATCTCATCTAAGTTGCTTAGTGAAAATATCTAAATCTTTATTATCGATATGTCCTAAAGATTTTTGCCAATTTATATTTATAAAATCTTGAGTCCTAACTGAAAACTCCTTTCCTAACCGTGTTAAAGTAAAACGTACAACTCTCTTATCTTGTGAGTCAATTTAGCGTTGCAATAATTTTTTAGATACTAAACTGTTAATAGCTCTAGTAATACTCTGAGGCTCACATCTCATATAATTAGAAATATCAGATTTCGAAGGTCCATTTAGTCCCAAAGCAGCTAATAAAACAATAGCCTCAGTGTAAGTAAAATTTGTTTTTTCTAAATAGTTCATGAATATTTTATACCATAGGGCATTAATTCTTCTCCATTGCTAATTTAAACTTGTAAATTTATATAATGACATAAAAGAATATATTTTTTACTTACAATTATATGGAGCATCGCGTTATATTTCAACCAATGATAATATGTCTTTCGTAATTATCTAACTAGTCTTAAAATAAGATCACATTAAATCAAAAACAAATCTTACTTGACAAAGCTATCATGCAACAGAAATCACCTTTTTTATAAAAAATATTGATGGCAAATATATTTATATAAATCATCAAGCAGCCGCATTAGCAGACTTAACTCTAGAAGATTTTATTGATTTTGATGACTCAGAAATTTTTGGGGCTGAAATTGGGGCTATATATCGAAAAAAAGATCAAGATATTATTGCTGGTAAAGATGTTAATCCTATTAATATTTTCACTGATAAAAAAGGTGTTACAAGAGCATATTTCATATTAAGACAACCTATCTATAATAAGGATAAAGTTATCGGAGTATCTGGAATTAGAGCTGACATAACTAACTTCATAGATAAGATTGTAGCAATCAAAATTTAGCTTATATGACAAAAAATATTTTCACAGATAAAAGAAGCTATATTTTGCTTCGACAATTACAGCTTCTATATTTTTTTCTAGCTTAAGCGCATCTTACCTTTACAATCATAAAACTCTACTTATGATTTGGGCTTTTGTTTTTGGAATATTTCTACCTTTTTATCGCTTTGGAAATACTAAGCTTGAACAAATCAAAAGCCTAACTACAAATACAATTCTAGCTCTAATAATGATGCTTCTAGCATCTTTTGTTAGTTTGATAAATTCACCAATATTGCAAGAACTAGCTCGTGGAATTTTAGTTTTTTGTTGTCTATGTTCACAACGATATTTCAATGGTGGACGTATTTTAATCATATTCTTGATAGTATATATACTACTTTTTTTCTATCTTGATCCAATTCTATATGAGAATACCCTATTACCTTCTCT encodes:
- the grpE gene encoding nucleotide exchange factor GrpE: MGKEEKNNIEDQALDNEQEIGQESISKAIEELSIKEQLERAKDAIKELEETCDSFKDEALRARAEMENIRKRAERDVSNARKFGVEKFAKELLPIIDSIEQALKHEVKLEEAIAMKEGIELTSKMLVDTLKKNGLEELDPKGEKFDPNIHEAMAMIPNPELEDNIIFDVFQKGYMLNGRVVRAAKVVIVKN
- the mltA gene encoding murein transglycosylase A, encoding MNIREIKENLKKISFIALFILISSCTNVTAQRYLSKKYSDKVDYKKASFKDLNNWDTSDQLTSFDTFKKSCIKIVDENKPEYANWINICHKVIAAKIESKDQAKTFFEQNLTPYQVIYKNKDTGTFTGYYEPTIKGNLVKTLQYTVPIYRTPNDLVKQPKGDDNFSFGRYKDGRLVPYYTRAEISNGNLLTKKDVLVWVKSKVDRTFLQIQGSGRIETDSGDILVGYDSQNGHEYKPIGRYLLDNGYMSRDQMSMQAIKAWLNKNKDKIDDVLNYDPSFVFFRYVDRKNAVGAQDVELTPSYSLAIDDRYYLYGVPLWLETDYYEDNHHDTKPLDRLMIAQDTGGAIRGPIRGDVFWGHGQQAEFNAGHMNNQGKLWILLPNE
- a CDS encoding NAD(P)-binding protein gives rise to the protein MNNHKHFNTIIIGAGISGISLAQKLSQTNIDYCLFEPNKIGGCINSPKYKDFWFEMGAHTIYNSYNETIDYIRNNSLEQNIQPRRKAPFLFVQPNNKIQSIFTNINPFTAAFSFLKNRNISKKDKTVSEYATKLFGKKNYDRTLKFCFDAVLSQNSQSFPMEYLFKKYDRDTSLPRSFTFKDGLSKLFTNRKQSVIKEKVINISKQDKWIIETDHANYHCESLCIATPWNITESLLEDILPNIAKHQYRPAMSNLISIGIVTSKKSLKHIKNLAGLIGKDQFFYSAVSRDVVDNPSYRAIAFHCKDNYSQKELMHKITKLLSITEEDILHTYIKQNTLPCYHRNHHIFLQDLEKELLEIPNLYITGNFFDRLAIENCIRRSSKEASRLIKSL
- a CDS encoding AAA family ATPase, with the translated sequence MRLLAETTQGGGVNSLAKESGLTTTFWAGPEKISKEMREGKAPIQGGSKQKEPRLRLGFSDETFGYTISLGYPGPLTTTSFSLDAEIKRETIWAGEAYKHPSALVDRDSHIIKVREQRQWQVIEQHCPNYESIFTQASYIDKTSEIVGLREKIKQWRFYDHFRTDIDAPARANQLGTLTTVLSHDGHDLASALQTIIDIGDRQALNEAIEDAFPGSSLNIKKHSDWQFITELSQHGLLRPLSAREFSDGTLRYLLLAAALFTPRPPELMVLNEPKTSLHSDLITPLARLIAKASTKTQIWVISHSKELIKCLQQLPNHNLIEIEKELRQTKVIGQNLLNTQNWG
- the rplM gene encoding 50S ribosomal protein L13, with the protein product MKTFTAKPSDIKRQWLLIDATDKTLGRLATEVAMILRGKNKPEYTPSMDTGDYVVIINAEKIAVTGNKRKDKIYHHHTGYIGGIKSISFEKLIATHPERAIEKAVKGMLPRTPLGRAMYKKLKVYAGENHPHTAQQPQAHNI
- the rpsI gene encoding 30S ribosomal protein S9, producing MSEYNYGTGRRKSSVARVFMKKGTGQFIVNGLPLEQYLCRETDCMVVKQPLELTNNTENFNFKVTVKGGGTTGQAGAIRLGVTRALIEFDEDLKPALREAGFVTRDSRKVERKKFGLRKARRRRQFSKR
- the mglA gene encoding transcriptional regulator MglA — encoded protein: MLLYIKKDDIYSDIVCMILLIKGANAKIIDVSKEENSKHLEELNIITPNGNIPTLSTDDFAVYRLSVIIEAIEDLYPFPPMFPVFPKQRANARILLEYVNKTFLQNIIKLQDSNLTEEEASEIKVKMQKDIISTYKTIVSEREVNAESNPDAQNINVLTLIITFVFYYFIKLKISIPTKDKNIIKEIKELLSEANFIKTIKAQGA
- the mglB gene encoding transcriptional regulator MglB; this encodes MAMLRAYVVKATYNWLVDHGFTPYILVDTEYEGVVVPNNYIDEDNKILLDLSPQAIQNLDIDDNYISFDATFDGEPISINIPIESVLEVFSKETEQGMYAREFGYGININEGEDDEAVNPKKLGEANSDNVLSLD
- a CDS encoding diguanylate cyclase, coding for MNHQAAALADLTLEDFIDFDDSEIFGAEIGAIYRKKDQDIIAGKDVNPINIFTDKKGVTRAYFILRQPIYNKDKVIGVSGIRADITNFIDKIVAIKI